From Streptomyces qinzhouensis, one genomic window encodes:
- a CDS encoding alpha/beta hydrolase, with protein MASLLSGPARRRLLLRGILAVAAPAGGAGRAVALPGASPTRAAVVTGETYSGRRIVDLVVDSAALGRPARVRLLTPEGWHARRPVHRWPVLLLLPGGDGDHLVWTRDYGIEDLPGLRHTLVVMPEMPLFGFCTDWWNHGAGGPPAVETFHLREVLPLVEKEYGAGTRRVVAGQSQGGFGALSYTARHRGMFRAAASYSGYVHPLLHPRAVRAAMDHLGLDRTALWGDPVRQRAIWEAHDPAYLAHRLAGIPVRLSCGDGRLGPLDPPDTLPDEHVPGLEDPDRPLPGDVLSPTEAIMREEDEALAPLLRAAGARVTTRFHPGTHDPAYWSREFRGSLRMLLPALHT; from the coding sequence ATGGCTTCCCTTCTGTCGGGTCCGGCGCGGCGGCGTCTCCTGTTGCGGGGGATCCTGGCCGTAGCCGCGCCGGCCGGTGGGGCCGGGCGGGCTGTCGCGCTGCCCGGTGCGTCGCCGACCCGTGCGGCGGTCGTGACCGGCGAGACGTACTCCGGGCGGCGGATCGTCGACCTCGTCGTCGACTCGGCCGCGCTGGGGCGCCCGGCCCGGGTGCGGCTGCTCACGCCCGAGGGGTGGCACGCCCGGCGGCCCGTGCACCGGTGGCCGGTGCTGCTTCTGCTGCCCGGTGGGGACGGTGACCATCTGGTGTGGACGCGGGACTACGGGATCGAGGACCTTCCCGGGCTGCGGCACACGCTCGTGGTGATGCCGGAGATGCCGCTGTTCGGTTTCTGTACCGACTGGTGGAATCACGGCGCGGGCGGCCCGCCTGCCGTGGAAACGTTCCATCTCCGGGAGGTGCTGCCGCTGGTGGAGAAGGAGTACGGCGCGGGGACCCGCCGGGTGGTGGCCGGGCAGTCGCAGGGCGGGTTCGGCGCGCTGTCGTACACCGCGCGCCATCGGGGGATGTTCCGGGCCGCCGCGAGCTACAGCGGGTACGTTCACCCGTTGCTGCATCCGCGCGCCGTACGGGCGGCCATGGACCATCTGGGTCTTGACCGGACGGCCCTGTGGGGCGATCCGGTGCGGCAGCGCGCGATCTGGGAGGCGCACGATCCCGCGTATCTCGCCCACCGGCTCGCGGGTATCCCGGTCCGGCTGTCCTGCGGCGACGGGCGGCTCGGCCCGCTGGATCCGCCGGACACCCTTCCGGACGAGCACGTTCCCGGCCTTGAGGACCCGGACCGCCCGCTCCCCGGCGACGTACTGTCACCGACCGAAGCGATCATGCGGGAGGAGGACGAGGCGCTGGCGCCGCTGCTGCGGGCGGCCGGTGCCCGGGTGACGACCCGGTTCCACCCGGGCACCCACGATCCGGCCTACTGGTCCCGCGAGTTCCGGGGCTCGCTGCGGATGCTGCTGCCGGCCCTGCACACCTGA
- a CDS encoding DUF6158 family protein, whose translation MTHADDRHRGISADRLGEAELIRELENIHRSRHDTLLHGSAAALSVHTTRMAELEEEYLRRHPDRPAASGRTRAGARAREHRD comes from the coding sequence ATGACGCACGCCGACGACCGGCACCGGGGCATCTCAGCGGACCGCCTCGGGGAGGCCGAGCTGATCCGGGAGCTGGAGAACATCCACCGCAGCCGCCACGACACCCTTCTCCACGGGTCCGCCGCCGCGCTCTCCGTGCACACCACCCGGATGGCCGAGCTGGAGGAGGAGTATCTGCGCCGCCACCCGGACCGCCCGGCGGCCTCGGGCCGCACCCGCGCGGGCGCCCGGGCCCGGGAACACCGCGACTGA
- a CDS encoding VOC family protein has protein sequence MKDHHASPTTTSARTPGAPCWVSLMARDLGASQAFYGTVLGWEFHRGGLGEEFSVAVHDGNPVAGIGALAPRLRVAVAWTPYFATPDADVAAGRIRERSGTVAVGPLAFSLGRGALASDRDGAVFGIWEGVLIPDWQSGHKDAPAWLQLRARNAFDAAIFYGEVLDWASAEPGCCEVGYENDEVVLISRGRVLARLSSGASGTAPDPLLRPRWDVHFPVDDVESTVRAAEDAGGTLLDRRTTFEGAAEAVLRDPDGALFTVTERI, from the coding sequence ATGAAGGACCACCACGCGTCCCCGACGACGACCAGCGCCCGGACGCCCGGCGCGCCGTGCTGGGTCAGCCTCATGGCCCGCGACCTCGGAGCGTCACAGGCGTTCTACGGCACGGTGCTCGGCTGGGAGTTCCACCGGGGCGGACTGGGCGAGGAGTTCAGTGTGGCGGTCCACGACGGCAACCCGGTCGCCGGGATCGGGGCGCTGGCGCCCCGGCTCCGGGTGGCCGTCGCGTGGACGCCGTACTTCGCGACCCCGGACGCCGATGTGGCGGCGGGCCGGATCCGGGAGCGCAGCGGCACGGTGGCCGTCGGACCACTGGCCTTCTCGCTGGGGCGCGGCGCCCTCGCCTCCGACCGCGACGGTGCGGTGTTCGGGATCTGGGAGGGCGTGCTGATCCCCGACTGGCAGTCCGGTCACAAGGACGCGCCCGCCTGGCTGCAGCTGCGGGCCCGTAACGCCTTCGACGCCGCGATCTTCTACGGTGAGGTGCTCGACTGGGCGTCGGCGGAGCCCGGCTGCTGCGAGGTCGGGTACGAGAACGACGAGGTCGTCCTGATCAGCCGGGGTCGTGTGCTGGCGCGGCTCAGTTCGGGAGCGTCGGGCACGGCGCCCGATCCGCTGCTCCGTCCGCGCTGGGACGTGCACTTCCCGGTGGACGATGTGGAGTCGACGGTGCGCGCGGCCGAGGACGCCGGGGGGACGCTGCTGGACCGGCGGACGACGTTCGAGGGGGCGGCGGAGGCGGTGCTGCGGGATCCGGACGGGGCACTGTTCACCGTCACCGAGCGGATCTGA
- a CDS encoding FUSC family protein yields the protein MGAVHALYRDPVVVQALRSTAAATIAYVAALWLSSEPAPLTAPLTALLVVQVTLYSTLTTGIRRVNAVIAGVLIASGFSLLVGLSWWSLGLIILASLIVGHMVRVSEFVPEVAISAMLVLGVTRVADTAWDRVLETLIGAVVGLLFNVVFVPPVWVTTAGESIDDLSRRMRTLLLGIGAELTTPASVETAAARLREARRLDNDVADVDAALRQAEDSLKLNPRVKEGPLSRVVLRTGLDTLEICAVVLRVLARTMTDLARERRNEELFPPDTARALEQLLRHIAEALVGFAELVTAQVSENAATAERKLATGLEAAAAARERAAALLLAGVRDQPAHWQLHGALLAEIDRVLAELDPEHRSRRLMEELDRTTREERVRFPAPKAARRWLRGRERKS from the coding sequence ATGGGCGCCGTCCACGCCCTCTACCGCGATCCCGTCGTCGTCCAGGCGCTGCGCTCCACCGCGGCCGCCACCATCGCCTATGTCGCCGCCCTCTGGCTCAGCAGCGAGCCCGCGCCGCTCACCGCGCCGCTGACCGCCCTGCTCGTCGTCCAGGTCACCCTCTACTCCACCCTCACCACCGGCATCCGGCGGGTGAACGCCGTCATCGCCGGGGTACTGATCGCCAGCGGGTTCAGCCTGCTCGTGGGCCTCAGCTGGTGGAGCCTGGGACTGATCATCCTGGCCTCGCTGATCGTCGGACACATGGTCCGGGTCAGCGAGTTCGTACCCGAGGTCGCCATCAGCGCCATGCTCGTCCTCGGCGTCACCCGAGTGGCCGACACCGCCTGGGACCGGGTGCTGGAAACCCTCATCGGCGCGGTCGTCGGGCTGCTGTTCAACGTGGTCTTCGTCCCGCCGGTGTGGGTGACCACGGCGGGCGAGTCCATCGACGACCTCTCCCGGCGGATGCGGACGCTCCTCCTCGGCATCGGGGCGGAGCTGACCACCCCGGCCTCCGTGGAAACCGCGGCGGCCCGGCTCCGGGAGGCCCGGCGGCTCGACAACGACGTCGCCGACGTCGACGCCGCCCTGCGGCAGGCGGAGGACAGCCTCAAGCTCAACCCGAGGGTGAAGGAAGGGCCGCTCAGCCGGGTCGTCCTCCGCACCGGCCTGGACACCCTGGAGATCTGCGCCGTCGTCCTGCGGGTCCTGGCCCGCACCATGACCGATCTGGCGCGCGAGCGCCGTAACGAGGAACTCTTCCCGCCGGACACCGCCCGGGCCCTCGAACAACTCCTCCGCCATATCGCCGAAGCCCTCGTCGGCTTCGCCGAACTGGTCACCGCGCAGGTCAGCGAGAACGCGGCCACCGCCGAACGGAAGCTGGCGACCGGCCTCGAAGCGGCCGCCGCCGCCCGGGAGCGGGCCGCGGCACTGCTCCTCGCGGGCGTACGGGACCAGCCGGCCCACTGGCAGTTGCACGGCGCGCTGCTCGCCGAGATCGACCGGGTCCTCGCCGAACTGGACCCCGAGCACCGCTCCCGGCGGCTGATGGAGGAACTGGACCGCACCACCCGCGAGGAACGCGTCCGGTTCCCCGCCCCGAAGGCCGCGCGCCGCTGGCTGCGGGGCCGCGAACGCAAGAGCTGA
- a CDS encoding PHP domain-containing protein: protein MDPVAALDRIAFLLERSRAETYRVRAFRTAAALLAAMPPDELAARTHGRRSLESVKGIGPKSAAVIMEALAGDVPEYLRRLETEASAPLAEGGQDLRALLRGDCHLHSDWSDGGSPIGDMGRTAIALGHEWAVLTDHSPTLTVARGLTAERLREQLAVVAELNERWAPFRLLTGIECDILPDGRLDQDPGLLDELDVVVASVHSELRMDRARMTRRMVKAVENPLVDVLGHCTGRLLIGREHMRGGRRATSGTRPESAFDAAEVFAACAGSGTAVEINSRPERLDPPMRLLALALDAGVRFAIDTDAHAPGQLDWQIIGCDRAERAGVPPERVINTWGAAELTAWTEA from the coding sequence ATGGACCCCGTAGCGGCGCTGGACCGGATCGCGTTCCTGCTGGAGCGCTCCCGGGCGGAGACGTATCGCGTACGGGCGTTCCGTACCGCCGCCGCCCTGCTCGCCGCGATGCCCCCGGACGAACTGGCCGCCCGGACCCACGGCCGGCGCTCCCTGGAGTCGGTCAAGGGCATCGGCCCCAAGAGCGCGGCCGTGATCATGGAGGCCCTCGCCGGTGACGTACCCGAGTATCTGCGGCGGCTGGAGACCGAGGCGTCGGCGCCGCTCGCGGAAGGCGGTCAGGACTTGCGGGCCCTGCTGCGCGGCGACTGCCATCTGCACTCGGACTGGTCGGACGGCGGCAGCCCGATCGGGGACATGGGACGTACGGCGATCGCCCTCGGCCACGAGTGGGCGGTCCTCACCGACCACTCCCCCACGCTGACCGTGGCCCGGGGGCTGACCGCCGAACGGCTGCGCGAGCAGTTGGCGGTGGTGGCGGAGCTGAACGAGCGCTGGGCGCCGTTCAGGCTGCTGACCGGTATCGAGTGCGACATCCTTCCCGACGGCCGGCTCGACCAGGATCCCGGTCTGCTGGACGAACTGGACGTGGTCGTCGCCTCGGTCCACTCCGAGCTGCGGATGGACCGGGCGCGGATGACCCGCCGCATGGTGAAGGCCGTCGAGAACCCGCTGGTCGATGTGCTCGGGCACTGTACGGGACGGCTGCTGATCGGCCGTGAGCATATGCGCGGGGGCCGCCGGGCCACCAGCGGGACGCGTCCCGAGTCGGCCTTCGACGCGGCCGAGGTGTTCGCGGCCTGCGCCGGGTCGGGAACGGCCGTCGAGATCAACAGCCGGCCCGAGCGGCTCGATCCGCCGATGCGGCTGCTCGCCCTCGCGTTGGACGCCGGGGTGCGCTTCGCGATCGACACGGACGCGCACGCACCGGGTCAGCTGGACTGGCAGATCATCGGCTGCGACCGGGCGGAACGGGCGGGGGTACCGCCGGAGCGGGTGATCAACACCTGGGGCGCGGCGGAACTGACGGCCTGGACCGAGGCGTAG
- a CDS encoding class E sortase — protein sequence MADPRSLSRTASRALAALTTVLLAVVLALAGPAPAASAATSAPDPARGRPAALTVPAIGVTDLEVVPYQGTTDDRAGTRIQDRGLAASPYGERGGVGPGETGNYLVTAHRLSAGGPLRELPALTEGDEVLVVHEGHRYRYEITETRTTSFRSARSLAEQRAPVPGHPGERPTRAMITLSTCATPEDDAAGNHWRDALGNPEHRIDKIGVLVRDR from the coding sequence ATGGCCGATCCGCGCTCCCTCTCCCGTACGGCGTCCCGGGCGCTCGCCGCCCTCACGACCGTGCTGCTCGCCGTCGTCCTCGCCCTGGCGGGCCCCGCCCCGGCGGCCTCCGCCGCGACATCCGCCCCCGATCCCGCCCGCGGCCGCCCCGCCGCTCTGACCGTCCCGGCCATCGGTGTGACGGACTTGGAAGTGGTTCCGTACCAAGGCACCACCGACGACCGCGCGGGTACCCGGATCCAGGACCGCGGGCTCGCGGCCAGCCCCTACGGCGAACGCGGCGGCGTCGGCCCGGGGGAGACCGGAAACTATCTGGTGACCGCCCACCGGCTGTCCGCGGGCGGCCCGCTGCGCGAGCTCCCGGCGCTCACCGAGGGCGACGAGGTGCTGGTCGTCCACGAGGGCCACCGCTATCGCTACGAGATCACCGAAACCCGGACGACGTCCTTCCGCTCGGCCCGGTCGCTGGCCGAACAGCGCGCCCCCGTCCCCGGACACCCCGGGGAGCGCCCCACCCGGGCCATGATCACGCTGTCGACGTGCGCCACCCCGGAGGACGACGCCGCGGGCAACCACTGGCGGGACGCCCTGGGCAACCCGGAGCACCGGATCGACAAGATCGGCGTTCTGGTACGGGACCGGTGA
- a CDS encoding TetR/AcrR family transcriptional regulator, with protein sequence MEAVKGSDGQNTKRPDKRAERSRRTREKIVAAARDLFVAQGYGATSLQEVADRAGVAVQTVYFVFGTKRALFKDVVDTAIAGDAEPVATMDRDWFRAACAEPTAAGQLRAHVRGVREILGRVAPVMPLIAAAAATDPEIAAQWPAGPDPRYTVQHAVAKVLTAKPDARPGVDTDRAADLLYGLLSPELYLVFVSDRGWSPEAWEEWACAALTAHLCADRE encoded by the coding sequence ATGGAAGCGGTCAAGGGATCCGACGGACAGAACACCAAACGCCCCGACAAGCGGGCCGAGCGATCGCGGCGTACCCGCGAGAAGATCGTCGCGGCGGCGCGGGACCTGTTCGTCGCGCAGGGGTACGGCGCGACCAGCCTTCAGGAGGTGGCAGATCGCGCGGGTGTGGCCGTGCAGACCGTGTACTTCGTGTTCGGCACCAAGCGCGCGCTGTTCAAGGACGTCGTCGACACGGCTATCGCGGGCGACGCCGAACCGGTCGCCACGATGGACCGCGACTGGTTCCGCGCGGCATGCGCCGAGCCGACCGCCGCCGGGCAACTGCGCGCCCATGTACGGGGCGTACGCGAGATCCTCGGCCGGGTCGCCCCGGTCATGCCGCTGATCGCGGCCGCGGCGGCCACGGACCCGGAGATCGCCGCACAGTGGCCCGCCGGCCCCGACCCGCGCTACACCGTCCAGCACGCCGTGGCGAAGGTACTGACCGCCAAGCCCGACGCCCGCCCCGGCGTCGACACCGACCGCGCCGCCGACCTGCTGTACGGGCTGCTCAGCCCGGAGCTGTATCTGGTCTTCGTCAGCGACCGGGGCTGGTCCCCCGAGGCCTGGGAGGAGTGGGCCTGCGCGGCCCTCACGGCCCACCTCTGCGCTGATCGCGAGTAG
- a CDS encoding class I SAM-dependent methyltransferase, whose protein sequence is MSTTRTAAELDQEAAVRRVLEDFYRDGKPPWDSGITPPELVALIEGTGAPAPGRALELGCGTGTNAVYLARHGWRVAAVDLVDRAVRQAREKAAAAGADVTVLCADATRLDEVGVPGPYDLFFDLSCYCGIPPHRRDAYAAGLTKRAAPGARLLMFGYGPGAFDDPFAGVTADELGARFTGWRLTDVTPGTNPVPTFWFTLQRAATA, encoded by the coding sequence ATGAGCACAACCCGAACGGCTGCGGAGCTCGACCAGGAGGCGGCTGTGCGCCGCGTGTTGGAGGACTTCTACCGGGACGGCAAGCCACCGTGGGACAGCGGCATCACACCGCCCGAGCTCGTGGCCCTGATCGAGGGGACCGGCGCGCCGGCGCCGGGCCGGGCCCTCGAACTCGGCTGCGGCACCGGGACCAACGCGGTGTACCTGGCCCGGCACGGCTGGCGGGTGGCGGCCGTCGACCTGGTCGACCGTGCGGTCCGGCAGGCGAGGGAGAAGGCCGCCGCGGCCGGGGCGGACGTCACAGTGCTGTGCGCGGACGCCACCCGACTCGACGAGGTGGGTGTACCCGGCCCGTACGACCTGTTCTTCGACCTGAGCTGCTACTGCGGTATCCCGCCGCACCGCCGCGACGCCTACGCGGCCGGCCTCACGAAGCGTGCGGCCCCCGGCGCGCGACTACTGATGTTCGGCTACGGACCCGGGGCGTTCGACGACCCGTTCGCCGGTGTCACCGCCGACGAACTCGGCGCCAGGTTCACAGGGTGGCGACTGACCGACGTAACACCCGGCACGAACCCGGTCCCGACGTTCTGGTTCACGCTTCAGCGCGCCGCCACGGCGTGA
- a CDS encoding universal stress protein codes for MPSTSTSAGRTGAVTVGLDGSPESLAAAEWAAREAALRGAPLKLVSVWEPVPMAARAAFLGEESRDHWSGRIPAEAAAGVRESHPELDVTADQSTGRPGEVLARLAEESALLVLGSRGLSGFRGFLVGSVGQAVLAETTSPVVFVRAPEDDGAGGGEKNIADGPVVLGIDAHEPDDVLLRYAFEAAARRGVPLRVVHVWSLPPYFAYGLPQDPVLDAELAKQEAAALTEVLAPWRAEHPGVEVAEAPTVGKTADVLVEAANGAALLVVGRRMRRAPFGGRIGSVAHAVLHHSTAPVAVVPHN; via the coding sequence ATGCCCAGCACCAGCACCAGCGCCGGCCGCACCGGAGCGGTCACCGTCGGTCTCGACGGTTCCCCGGAGAGCCTGGCGGCCGCCGAGTGGGCGGCCCGTGAAGCCGCGTTGCGCGGAGCGCCGTTGAAACTGGTCAGCGTCTGGGAGCCCGTTCCGATGGCTGCCCGGGCCGCCTTCCTCGGCGAGGAGAGCCGTGACCACTGGTCCGGCCGGATCCCGGCGGAGGCGGCGGCCGGTGTGCGCGAGAGCCACCCCGAACTGGACGTGACCGCCGACCAGTCGACCGGCCGCCCCGGCGAAGTACTGGCCCGGCTCGCGGAGGAGTCCGCGCTGCTCGTCCTCGGCTCCCGGGGACTGAGCGGCTTCCGCGGCTTCCTCGTCGGCTCCGTCGGACAGGCCGTCCTCGCGGAGACCACCAGCCCCGTCGTCTTCGTCCGGGCACCCGAGGACGACGGGGCTGGTGGCGGTGAGAAGAACATCGCCGACGGCCCGGTCGTCCTCGGTATCGACGCGCACGAACCCGATGACGTCCTCCTCCGGTACGCCTTCGAGGCCGCCGCCCGCCGAGGCGTGCCGCTGCGCGTGGTCCATGTCTGGTCCCTGCCGCCCTACTTCGCCTACGGCCTGCCCCAGGACCCGGTCCTCGACGCCGAGCTGGCGAAGCAGGAGGCGGCGGCGCTGACCGAGGTGCTGGCGCCCTGGCGGGCCGAACACCCCGGTGTCGAGGTCGCCGAGGCCCCGACGGTCGGCAAGACGGCGGACGTCCTGGTCGAGGCCGCGAACGGCGCGGCACTGCTGGTGGTCGGCCGCCGAATGCGCCGGGCGCCGTTCGGCGGCCGGATCGGCTCCGTGGCCCATGCCGTACTGCACCACTCGACCGCGCCCGTGGCGGTCGTTCCGCACAACTGA
- a CDS encoding pentapeptide repeat-containing protein, translating to MPETPSPRTLSDLPYARHLTPLGRELSAGERQDLDCVRLDGGDYQGLDAPALKVTESALTGVAFSGGRFRRARFNDVWMHTVRFVGTDLAETSWLDTELVAGVLAGLEMHGSALHRVVFHQCKLDSVNLRAATLREVVFADCLLRDTDFAGARLTGVSFPGSSLEGGRFAGARMKDVDLRSAAGLDIADGVESLRGATIGTLQLFDLAPRFAHALGVDVRDD from the coding sequence ATGCCCGAAACCCCCTCCCCCCGCACCCTGTCCGACCTGCCGTACGCCCGGCATCTCACCCCGCTCGGGAGGGAACTGTCCGCCGGGGAGCGGCAGGATCTCGACTGCGTCCGGCTCGACGGCGGTGACTACCAGGGGCTGGACGCCCCGGCCCTGAAGGTGACGGAGTCCGCTCTCACCGGGGTCGCCTTCTCCGGCGGCCGGTTCCGGCGGGCCCGGTTCAACGACGTCTGGATGCATACCGTCCGGTTCGTCGGCACCGATCTGGCGGAGACGTCCTGGCTGGACACCGAGCTCGTCGCCGGTGTTCTGGCCGGTCTGGAGATGCACGGCTCGGCGCTCCACCGTGTCGTGTTCCACCAGTGCAAACTCGACTCGGTGAACCTGCGGGCCGCGACGCTGCGGGAGGTGGTCTTCGCCGACTGTCTGCTCCGGGACACCGACTTCGCCGGGGCGCGGCTCACCGGTGTCTCCTTCCCCGGCTCGTCCCTGGAGGGCGGCCGGTTCGCGGGGGCCCGGATGAAGGACGTGGACCTGCGCTCGGCGGCGGGTCTTGACATCGCGGACGGGGTGGAGTCGCTCCGGGGCGCCACCATCGGCACCCTTCAGCTCTTCGACCTGGCACCGCGGTTCGCGCACGCCCTCGGGGTGGACGTCCGGGACGACTAG
- a CDS encoding NAD(P)/FAD-dependent oxidoreductase, giving the protein MSRTPHPQEPTLLTPEVLVVGAGPAGLTAAAALARRIPGEVLVLEREAEPGGIPRHSHHTGYGIRDLRRLLTGPAYARRLTAAARAAGAVVRTRATVTGWAAPPGGSPRPAVDVTSPEGRFRVEPRAVVLATGARERPRAARLVPGDRPAGVLTTGQLQNALHRDPRHIVGRRAVVVGAEPVSRSAVRTLRRAGCRVALLLSAHRHTEAYTALALSATALLGAPVAHRTRLVRVIGRTRVEAVEIEHLDTGARRTVACDTVVLTGDWIPDHELARGAGLDLDPGTRGPLVDTALRTSRPGVYAAGNLLHPVDTADAAALDGRHVAAQIAAQIAARLAGHEPADPPPGVRLLAEAPFRWVAPGLLRPGDPAPPRGRLLLWPDAYHRAPRLTLRRDGGTIAEHRPARPAAPGRVLPVPWSLVPPSALRDPDRGPLTIGLR; this is encoded by the coding sequence GTGAGCCGTACCCCCCACCCCCAGGAACCCACCCTCCTCACCCCCGAGGTACTCGTCGTCGGCGCCGGACCCGCCGGACTGACGGCCGCCGCCGCCCTCGCCCGGCGGATCCCCGGCGAGGTCCTCGTCCTCGAACGGGAGGCGGAACCCGGCGGTATCCCCCGCCACAGCCACCACACCGGATACGGCATCCGGGATCTGCGCCGACTGCTGACCGGACCCGCCTACGCCCGCCGGCTGACCGCCGCCGCCCGGGCCGCCGGAGCCGTCGTCAGAACCCGGGCCACGGTCACCGGCTGGGCGGCCCCGCCCGGCGGTTCACCGCGCCCCGCGGTCGATGTCACCAGCCCCGAAGGCCGGTTCCGGGTCGAGCCGCGCGCCGTCGTCCTCGCCACCGGCGCCCGGGAACGCCCCCGCGCCGCCCGGCTCGTCCCCGGCGACCGGCCCGCCGGAGTCCTCACCACCGGACAGCTCCAGAACGCCCTCCATCGGGATCCCCGCCACATCGTGGGCCGCCGCGCGGTCGTCGTCGGCGCCGAACCCGTCAGCCGGTCCGCCGTCCGCACCCTGCGCCGGGCGGGCTGCCGGGTCGCCCTGCTGCTCAGCGCCCACCGGCACACCGAGGCGTACACCGCCCTCGCCCTCTCCGCCACCGCCCTGCTCGGGGCCCCCGTCGCCCACCGCACCCGGCTGGTCCGCGTCATCGGCCGTACCCGGGTCGAAGCCGTCGAGATCGAACACCTCGACACCGGCGCCCGCCGCACGGTCGCCTGTGACACGGTCGTCCTCACCGGCGACTGGATTCCCGACCACGAACTCGCCCGCGGCGCGGGCCTCGATCTCGACCCCGGCACCCGCGGCCCCCTCGTCGACACCGCCCTGCGCACCAGCCGCCCCGGGGTCTACGCCGCCGGAAACCTGCTGCACCCCGTCGACACCGCGGACGCCGCCGCCCTCGACGGCCGCCATGTCGCGGCTCAGATCGCGGCTCAGATCGCGGCCCGGCTCGCGGGCCACGAGCCCGCCGATCCGCCCCCCGGGGTCCGGCTGCTCGCCGAGGCCCCGTTCCGCTGGGTCGCCCCGGGACTGCTCCGCCCCGGCGATCCCGCCCCGCCGCGCGGCAGGCTGCTGCTGTGGCCCGACGCCTACCACCGCGCACCCCGGCTGACCCTGCGCCGGGACGGCGGGACCATCGCGGAACACCGGCCGGCCCGCCCCGCCGCACCGGGCCGGGTACTGCCGGTGCCGTGGTCCCTCGTACCCCCGTCCGCCCTCCGGGATCCCGACCGCGGGCCCCTCACGATCGGTCTGCGCTGA